CTGTTACCTGCGCTGGCGGACGAGTAGCGTAAAGCAAGGGCTAACGCTACTTGCCTTCTTTCTTAAGGCGCTCGATTTCAGCGAGGAGCGCATCGGCTTCTTCCGTCAAGGTGGCGTTTGCGCGCATATCGCCATTACGCGATGCCTCCATGGCAGCCTGCAGCTTGCGTTCGTAGTCTTGCTGTAGCTTCTTTTTCGGGTCGCGCTTGAAAGGGCCAAACATGGACGCTCTCCTTTTATATGTACATTGTTTGTACACCTTTGGGGAGCGTTTGTCTAATGCGGCGACAGCTTTTAGTCACGCGAACAGGCAATCGAACTGGCGTGCAAAACGGCGCTGCAACGCGTCAGGAAAGCGTCGAAGTCGCTGAGCAGGGTATCAAGGCTTTCGTGGAGGCGATGATCGTCATCTACCATGCGCAACGACAGCCGCTGACGTTCTGCCCAGTCAATGACCGGACGGGGTGGAATCACATCATCCTGCCAGCCGTGAATCACGTGAGTGCAGCTGGCCTGGAGCGAGGGGGCGGTTTCCGGATAATGCGGCAGGCCGATGGCCGGGGCCAATAAAAAGCAGCCCAGGACGGGCTGCTGTGAACTGACCGCTGCGCTTAGCCAGCCGCCCAGGCTTGAACCGGCAAAAACACAGCGCTCGGGGTCATCGCCCCGATCTGTCAGCGTCGCCAGCAGGTGCTGAAGACGCTGCTGGGGCTCGGGTTGTTCTCGATAATCCATCACGACGGCTTCACAGTCGTCGAGCTTTTCGGCAATGCCTTTCAGGGCCTGCATTTTTAGCGCGCCGGGGCCGCTTTCCAAACCGTGTGATAGGTAGACCGTTAGCATAAAGTGATTAGCTCGCTGATCGCTGGATGGCTTCTCCACCTCGCTCGATGTCTTCGCCTGCACCGCGCATGGTATTGCAGCCGCTGACCAGCAGTAAGGTGGTAATGCAGATAATGCCAATGGCAGTCGCGCGTTTCATGGGAGTCTCCTTCCAGGCAAGTCCCCGTCATTGGGGTATTAGCTAGATTAGCAAATGTTGGCGGTTTGGCGACACACCAATGGTTTAAGGCGTGGCTTGTATCGCCATGACTTTATGTCGCATGTGTCATAACGCTACATATTTTATGCGCCACTGGGGCGATGAATGCACTATCGTGTATTAATTCAAGTGACTGTTTTAAATAAGTATTTGTTTCTTTAAGCCCACTTGGCCTGATGTCTGCTTCGTTAGGGTTGTATGCGAAATGTCATGGATGCTTTTTTATTCGCATTGATTAACGTCACCGTCATACAGGTCAAATCGGTTGGTCAGAAATGTTGTTACGCAGGAAAGTTGTTATGTAGGAAGTTTGCTCTCGTGTTGGAAGGTTGGAAGGTAATGGGCTGGAAGGTAAGTAGTAGAAAAGGAAGCAGTAGAGAGATAAGCAGTAGAAAGGCAAGTCGTAGAGGTAGGAAGTAGAACGTTAGTAGAAAGGTAAAGCGGGTCAGGGGAGTGTCACGGTACTGAAAGGAAGGCAGGAAGCCGAGTGATAATGAATGGAACATTCAAAGGAATGGGCACTCCCCGCTTTAGCGTAAGGACACGCTAAACATCACTGCCATGGAATGGCGACGATGCGAAATTACCACCTTGTTTCGGCGAGGTGGTTTTTTTGCGTCTGGTCGATGACCCATCGCTAACCGATTAGCCCATCAGGTAAAGGCTGAGCAGGGCAAAACCATAGCCCATGGCAGCGCCGGCGATCACATCGCTTGTGTAGTGCAGGCCCAGGCCAACCCGGGATATCGCAATCAGCACCGCCAGGGGGATGATCACCGGCAGTAACCAGGGGGTGTGGGCGGCGACCAGCACGCTGAACATCACGGCGTGCATGGTATGTCCGCTGGGAAAGCTATAGCGATCCCGGGCTGGTGCGTTGCATTGAATACCGCTGCGATAGGTAATATACGGCCGCTCACGGCACAGACGGGTTTTCACCAGCCGGTAAATGGCGACGGCGAGGCTGGCGATCAGGGTGTACTGCACTACCCGCCAGGCGCCGTCAGGCTGAAGCCAGGGTTGCGCCAGGATCAGCAGCACCCAGACCGGCCAATCTCCCAACCGGCTGGCGGCCTGGAGGGTCAGTCGCCAGGGGCGGTAGAGCGATAGGCGCGACACGCGCTGGCAAAACTGCCATTCCAGCAAATCAAGACGATCGAATACGACGAGGGGACGGGGTCGCATGATAAGCCTCCTGGGCCTCTAGAAGATAATCAAGAAACTGCCGGGCAATGCCCGCCCAGCTTTGCTCAAGGGCTTTCAGCCGGGCGAGCCGACTGTATTTGGCATAGTCCGCCGGGTGTTGGCACAGGGTCACCGCCGCCTGACAAAAGGCCGCAGCGTCGTTGATGGGCACGGTAATGCCGTTATAGCCGCTGTGAATCAGCTCGGCGCTGGCGGCGTGCCGATAGGCCACCACGGCGAGCCCGCTGGCCATGGCTTCACTGACCACGTTGCCCCAGGTTTCGGAAAGCGAGGGGAAGATGAACAGGTCGGCGCTTGCGTAATGTCGGGCAAGCGCGTCGGGGTCAATAAATCCGGTAAAATGGACATCCGGGAGCGCGCTTTCAAGTTGGGCCTTTGCGGGGCCATCGCCAACGATAACGTGGGCCATATCAGGGCGGACGTTACGCATCGCGTGATAGGTTTCCTGCAGCAACGCGAGGTTTTTCTCTGCGGCGAGCCGCCCGACGTAAAGCGCCACCGGTTGATGGTCGTTAACGCCCCAGGCACGGCGTAATTCAGGGTCGCGGTGTGCAGGCGAAAAACGCTCACCATCGATGCCGCGTGACATCACCGCAACGTCGTGGATGCCTTGCTGGCGAAGTTGACCGGCCTGCAGTTGGGTAGGCACCAGGGTTAACCCGCAACCGTTGTGGAAATAGCGCAAATAGCGGCGAGTTGCCGAGGCGAGCCAGGGAACGCCGTAATCGCCGCAGTAGTGGTCGAAATTGGTGTGCCAGCCCGCCACCAGCGGAATGCCCATTTGCCGTGCTGCCAAGCGTGCCGACCAGCCCAGCGGGCCTTGGGTGGCCAGGTAAATCACATCAGGGCGCTGCGCTTTCCAGAACTTGCGCAAGGTCGCGGGTCGGCAAAAGCCCACCTGAACATCGCGGTAGCCAGGGATTGCAAAGCGAGGCACTTGTAGCTCAG
This window of the Halomonas sp. SH5A2 genome carries:
- a CDS encoding DUF6435 family protein, with product MFGPFKRDPKKKLQQDYERKLQAAMEASRNGDMRANATLTEEADALLAEIERLKKEGK
- a CDS encoding YqiA/YcfP family alpha/beta fold hydrolase produces the protein MLTVYLSHGLESGPGALKMQALKGIAEKLDDCEAVVMDYREQPEPQQRLQHLLATLTDRGDDPERCVFAGSSLGGWLSAAVSSQQPVLGCFLLAPAIGLPHYPETAPSLQASCTHVIHGWQDDVIPPRPVIDWAERQRLSLRMVDDDHRLHESLDTLLSDFDAFLTRCSAVLHASSIACSRD
- a CDS encoding entericidin A/B family lipoprotein, giving the protein MKRATAIGIICITTLLLVSGCNTMRGAGEDIERGGEAIQRSAS
- a CDS encoding phosphatase PAP2 family protein; translated protein: MRPRPLVVFDRLDLLEWQFCQRVSRLSLYRPWRLTLQAASRLGDWPVWVLLILAQPWLQPDGAWRVVQYTLIASLAVAIYRLVKTRLCRERPYITYRSGIQCNAPARDRYSFPSGHTMHAVMFSVLVAAHTPWLLPVIIPLAVLIAISRVGLGLHYTSDVIAGAAMGYGFALLSLYLMG
- a CDS encoding glycosyltransferase family 4 protein yields the protein MRLCIVSETWAPEINGVAHTLSRLSRELDRYQVRIDVIRPKPPLAAKASQALAELQVPRFAIPGYRDVQVGFCRPATLRKFWKAQRPDVIYLATQGPLGWSARLAARQMGIPLVAGWHTNFDHYCGDYGVPWLASATRRYLRYFHNGCGLTLVPTQLQAGQLRQQGIHDVAVMSRGIDGERFSPAHRDPELRRAWGVNDHQPVALYVGRLAAEKNLALLQETYHAMRNVRPDMAHVIVGDGPAKAQLESALPDVHFTGFIDPDALARHYASADLFIFPSLSETWGNVVSEAMASGLAVVAYRHAASAELIHSGYNGITVPINDAAAFCQAAVTLCQHPADYAKYSRLARLKALEQSWAGIARQFLDYLLEAQEAYHATPSPRRIRSS